From a single Georhizobium profundi genomic region:
- a CDS encoding type II toxin-antitoxin system VapC family toxin, which translates to MIVDASALLAIILGEDEKAEFEEVLAVMDGDLSISPVNYVEAFVRLSRLDRQDCIIALDHLIEAAGIRIEPVTEAHAHLARQAHVTYGKGNHPARLNLGDCFAYALSKAERLPLLFKGDDFRQTDIKAAL; encoded by the coding sequence ATGATTGTGGATGCATCGGCTCTTCTGGCCATCATTCTGGGCGAAGACGAAAAGGCTGAGTTCGAAGAAGTGCTCGCCGTGATGGACGGCGACCTTTCCATCTCTCCAGTCAATTACGTCGAAGCCTTCGTGCGGCTATCTCGTCTCGATCGACAAGACTGCATCATCGCATTGGACCATTTGATCGAGGCGGCCGGTATTCGAATTGAACCCGTGACCGAAGCCCATGCGCACCTCGCACGGCAGGCACACGTGACCTACGGCAAGGGCAATCATCCTGCGCGTCTCAATCTCGGCGATTGTTTCGCCTATGCACTGTCCAAGGCGGAACGCCTTCCGCTTCTCTTCAAAGGCGATGATTTTCGCCAAACCGACATAAAGGCAGCGCTTTGA
- a CDS encoding type II toxin-antitoxin system VapB family antitoxin, translating into MNIKNEKVERLARQLSVQTGETLTGAIEKALEERLARLKEKTEVQVRLQRIREVTRNLPPPPPGFTSDHSDLYDEDGLPV; encoded by the coding sequence TTGAACATCAAGAACGAGAAAGTGGAGCGCCTTGCACGCCAGCTTTCGGTGCAGACGGGTGAAACCCTGACGGGCGCGATCGAAAAAGCTCTTGAAGAACGTCTGGCGCGGCTCAAGGAGAAGACAGAGGTTCAAGTGCGACTGCAACGGATTCGCGAGGTCACACGCAATCTTCCGCCACCACCGCCCGGCTTTACCAGCGACCATTCCGATCTCTACGACGAAGATGGTCTTCCGGTATGA
- a CDS encoding microcin C ABC transporter permease YejB, whose protein sequence is MGAYIARRLLLMIPTIFGIMAISFAVIQFAPGGPVEQVIADLTGQGDGLSDRIGGGSGDLGAGQQFSGNDGSSSRYRGAQGLDPQFIAQLEAQFGFDKPPLERFATMIWNYLRFDFGNSYFRDVSVIDLIIEKLPVSISLGVWILLLSYIISIPLGIKKAMEDGSRFDVWTSGIIIVAYAVPGFLFGILLIVLFAGGSFFDWFPLRGLVSDNFAQLSWWEKIIDYFWHLTLPLLSLALAAFATTTLLTKNSFIDEIRKQYVTTARAKGLSERSVLYKHVFRNAMLIIIAGFPAAFISAFFTGSLLIETIFSLDGLGRLGFESVVRRDYPVVFATLYIFSLMGLLIGLLSDLVYTWVDPRIDFERRDV, encoded by the coding sequence ATGGGCGCTTACATCGCGCGTCGCCTGCTTTTGATGATCCCGACGATCTTCGGCATCATGGCGATCTCATTTGCCGTCATTCAGTTTGCCCCAGGCGGGCCGGTCGAGCAGGTCATCGCCGACCTGACCGGCCAGGGCGATGGTCTGTCCGATCGCATCGGCGGCGGCAGCGGTGACCTCGGCGCGGGTCAGCAATTTTCCGGCAATGACGGAAGCTCGTCGCGCTATCGCGGCGCGCAGGGGCTCGATCCGCAGTTCATCGCGCAGCTCGAAGCGCAATTCGGCTTCGACAAGCCGCCGCTCGAGCGCTTCGCCACGATGATCTGGAACTATCTGCGCTTCGATTTCGGCAACAGCTATTTCCGCGACGTCTCGGTAATCGATCTCATCATCGAGAAATTGCCCGTTTCCATCTCGCTCGGCGTCTGGATCCTGCTTTTATCCTACATCATCTCCATACCACTCGGCATCAAGAAGGCCATGGAGGATGGTTCGCGCTTCGATGTGTGGACGTCCGGCATCATTATCGTCGCCTATGCGGTTCCGGGCTTCCTGTTCGGCATTCTTCTGATCGTGCTCTTTGCCGGCGGTTCGTTCTTCGACTGGTTCCCACTGCGTGGTCTCGTTTCGGATAATTTCGCCCAGCTCTCCTGGTGGGAGAAGATCATCGACTATTTCTGGCACCTGACGCTGCCGCTTCTGTCGCTCGCGCTCGCGGCCTTTGCCACGACGACGCTTCTGACCAAGAACTCGTTCATCGACGAGATCCGCAAGCAATATGTGACGACCGCGCGGGCGAAGGGCCTTTCGGAGCGCTCGGTGCTCTACAAGCACGTTTTCCGCAACGCGATGCTGATCATCATCGCCGGCTTTCCGGCGGCCTTCATCTCGGCCTTCTTCACCGGATCGCTGCTCATCGAAACCATCTTCTCGCTCGACGGCCTCGGTCGCCTCGGCTTCGAATCCGTCGTGCGGCGCGATTACCCGGTCGTGTTCGCGACGCTCTACATCTTCTCGCTCATGGGGCTCCTGATCGGGCTTCTGTCCGACCTCGTCTACACGTGGGTCGATCCGCGGATCGATTTCGAGCGGAGGGATGTCTGA
- a CDS encoding ABC transporter ATP-binding protein translates to MTAATTTPLLSVQDLSVAFHQEGITVPAVDHVSFDIHAGETVALVGESGSGKSVSALSVLKLLPYPAASHPSGRILFDGQDLLSADAKALRRVRGNDITMIFQEPMTSLNPLHSIEKQIAEILMLHQGIRENEARPQVIDLMHQVGIREPEKRLEAFPHQLSGGQRQRVMIAMALANRPKLLIADEPTTALDVTVQAQILELLKSLKDKHGMAMLFITHDLGIVRKIADRVCVMTKGKIVETGPTAEIFANPQHDYTRHLLAAEPKGRAPALNENAPVVLSGTGVKVWFPIKKGFLRKTVDHVKAVDGIDLELRAGQTLGVVGESGSGKTTLGLALTRLIASEGRIGFVGKDINAFSFAEMKPLRNRMQVVFQDPYGSLSPRMSVAEIVAEGLAIHEPKLSASERDAKVVEALQEVGLNPETRFRYPHEFSGGQRQRIAIARAMVLKPRFVMLDEPTSALDMSVQAQVVDLLRDLQKKHDLAYLFISHDLKVVRALANEVMVMRNGRVVERGSSDQIFDNPQTDYTKALMAAAFGMETVAREAVNQ, encoded by the coding sequence TTGACAGCCGCGACCACCACCCCTCTCCTTTCCGTCCAGGATCTCTCCGTCGCTTTCCATCAGGAGGGCATCACCGTTCCGGCGGTCGATCACGTGTCGTTCGACATCCATGCTGGCGAAACGGTGGCGCTGGTCGGGGAGTCCGGGTCGGGCAAGTCGGTCTCCGCGCTTTCGGTTCTCAAACTTCTGCCCTATCCGGCCGCGAGCCATCCATCGGGACGGATCCTGTTCGATGGGCAGGACCTGCTGTCGGCGGATGCGAAGGCGCTGCGGCGCGTGCGCGGCAACGACATCACAATGATCTTTCAGGAGCCGATGACGTCGCTCAATCCGCTCCATTCCATCGAAAAGCAGATTGCCGAAATCCTGATGCTGCATCAGGGCATCCGCGAAAACGAAGCGCGGCCGCAGGTGATCGACCTCATGCATCAGGTCGGTATCCGAGAGCCGGAGAAGCGGCTTGAAGCGTTTCCGCATCAGCTGTCGGGTGGCCAGCGCCAGCGCGTCATGATCGCCATGGCGCTCGCCAACCGGCCGAAGCTGCTGATTGCCGACGAGCCGACGACTGCGCTGGACGTGACAGTTCAGGCACAGATCCTTGAGCTTTTGAAGTCGCTGAAGGACAAGCACGGCATGGCCATGCTGTTCATCACCCACGATCTCGGCATCGTGCGCAAGATCGCCGATCGCGTCTGCGTCATGACCAAGGGCAAGATCGTCGAGACGGGACCGACGGCGGAGATCTTTGCCAATCCGCAACACGACTATACGCGCCATCTGCTGGCGGCCGAGCCAAAGGGCCGCGCGCCGGCCTTGAACGAAAACGCCCCCGTCGTGCTTTCCGGCACCGGCGTGAAGGTCTGGTTCCCGATCAAGAAGGGCTTCCTGCGCAAGACCGTCGACCATGTGAAGGCGGTCGATGGCATCGATCTGGAACTGCGCGCCGGCCAGACGCTCGGCGTCGTCGGCGAATCCGGTTCCGGCAAGACCACGCTTGGCCTGGCATTGACGCGCCTGATCGCGTCGGAAGGACGCATCGGCTTCGTCGGCAAGGACATCAACGCCTTTTCCTTCGCCGAGATGAAGCCGCTGCGCAACCGCATGCAGGTGGTGTTCCAGGATCCCTACGGCTCACTGTCTCCGCGCATGTCCGTGGCGGAAATCGTGGCCGAGGGGCTTGCGATCCATGAGCCCAAGCTGTCCGCCAGCGAGCGTGACGCCAAAGTCGTCGAAGCGCTGCAGGAAGTGGGCCTCAACCCGGAAACCCGCTTCCGCTATCCGCATGAATTTTCCGGTGGCCAGAGGCAGCGCATCGCGATCGCCCGCGCCATGGTGCTGAAACCGCGTTTCGTCATGCTGGACGAGCCGACCTCGGCGCTCGACATGAGCGTGCAGGCGCAGGTGGTCGATCTGTTACGCGACCTGCAGAAGAAGCACGATCTGGCCTATCTCTTCATCAGCCACGATCTGAAGGTCGTGCGTGCGCTCGCCAACGAGGTGATGGTGATGCGCAACGGCAGGGTGGTCGAACGCGGCTCATCCGACCAGATCTTCGACAACCCGCAGACGGACTACACCAAGGCGTTGATGGCGGCAGCTTTCGGCATGGAGACCGTGGCCAGGGAAGCGGTGAACCAGTGA
- a CDS encoding extracellular solute-binding protein has translation MASRVDRHTLNRRQFLTGAAATAAVMSLPISISGAFAANPTGQRLHGLSAFGKLKYAPNFTHFGYVNPQARKGGRFHTAVANWLYNQNPQTFNTLNTFVLAGDAPPRMNICFDTLMVSALDEPDALYCHAAEWVEIAEDRNSVRFGLRDGILFHDATPLRAGDVAFSLQLIKESGHPDLASALTSMVGAEAIDERTVEVVYDGLQSGRAILALASIPILSQIYYSANEFTASSLHVPVSSGPYRPSRVESGRFIEYERVPDYWAADLPTGRGLANFDVIRIEFYAERTAEFEAFKKGDIHFRQESVAQVWSTGYDFPAFADGRVLKQEFPRELRPTMQAWALNQRREPFDDIRVREAIGLCFDFEWTNDKLFYGVYARSQSPFENSEFKAEGLPTGAELELLNGLKSPLPEGVLGEPRVAPLSDGSGRDRKLLQRAVELLREAGFAQQGGRLLRDGRPITLEILIQATVFERLHAGFIQNLRRIGIDASLRLVDSAQYTARTNDYDFDMVMMAVQFSATPTAESFETFVSTRSADMKGMRNLPGAKDAIYDELLDHMERVESREELVTVMRVLDRVLRARLDWIPNWYSANHLVAHWDMFGFVDPKPDYGWPVEQLWWYDQEKAQAIGRT, from the coding sequence ATGGCGTCCCGTGTCGATCGGCACACGCTGAACCGACGCCAGTTCCTCACGGGCGCCGCAGCCACTGCGGCGGTGATGTCGCTGCCGATCTCGATCAGCGGCGCCTTTGCCGCCAACCCGACGGGCCAGCGACTGCACGGTCTCTCCGCCTTCGGAAAACTGAAATACGCTCCGAACTTCACGCATTTCGGCTATGTGAACCCGCAGGCCCGCAAGGGCGGCCGGTTTCACACGGCAGTGGCGAACTGGCTCTACAATCAGAACCCGCAAACCTTCAACACCCTTAACACATTCGTTTTGGCTGGCGATGCGCCGCCGCGCATGAACATATGCTTCGACACGTTGATGGTTTCGGCGCTCGATGAGCCGGATGCTCTTTATTGCCACGCGGCCGAATGGGTCGAGATTGCCGAAGACCGCAACTCGGTTCGTTTCGGCTTGCGGGACGGTATCCTGTTCCATGACGCGACGCCGCTGAGGGCGGGGGACGTCGCCTTCTCGCTGCAATTGATCAAGGAGAGCGGGCACCCCGATCTTGCCTCTGCGCTCACCTCCATGGTCGGGGCAGAGGCGATCGACGAGCGTACCGTCGAGGTCGTCTATGACGGGCTGCAATCCGGACGGGCTATTCTGGCTCTCGCGTCAATCCCGATCCTGTCGCAGATCTATTACTCGGCTAACGAGTTTACTGCATCGTCGTTGCACGTGCCCGTCTCCTCCGGCCCCTACCGGCCGAGCCGGGTCGAGTCGGGGCGCTTCATCGAGTATGAGCGTGTGCCTGACTACTGGGCGGCGGACCTGCCGACAGGACGCGGCCTCGCCAATTTCGATGTGATCCGGATCGAGTTCTATGCGGAGCGAACGGCAGAGTTCGAAGCCTTCAAGAAGGGCGACATTCATTTTCGCCAGGAGTCCGTCGCACAGGTCTGGTCGACTGGCTATGATTTTCCTGCCTTCGCGGATGGCCGCGTGCTGAAACAGGAATTTCCACGCGAGTTGCGACCGACGATGCAGGCGTGGGCGCTGAACCAGCGACGGGAGCCGTTCGACGATATCCGAGTGCGCGAGGCGATCGGGCTCTGTTTCGATTTCGAGTGGACCAACGACAAGCTGTTCTACGGGGTCTACGCGCGCTCCCAATCCCCCTTCGAGAATTCCGAGTTCAAGGCCGAAGGCCTGCCGACAGGCGCGGAGCTGGAATTGCTGAATGGCTTGAAGAGCCCTCTGCCGGAGGGTGTTCTGGGCGAGCCGCGCGTGGCGCCGCTCTCGGATGGCTCAGGACGCGATCGAAAGCTTCTGCAGCGCGCCGTCGAGCTTTTGCGTGAAGCAGGCTTTGCGCAGCAAGGCGGCCGGCTCTTGCGCGACGGTCGGCCGATCACGCTCGAAATCCTGATTCAGGCAACGGTCTTCGAACGGCTCCATGCTGGTTTCATTCAGAACCTGCGCCGGATCGGTATCGATGCATCCCTTCGGCTGGTCGATTCTGCGCAGTACACAGCGCGGACGAACGACTACGATTTCGACATGGTTATGATGGCGGTCCAGTTTTCAGCCACGCCGACGGCTGAATCTTTCGAGACCTTCGTGTCGACCCGCTCGGCCGACATGAAAGGCATGCGCAATCTTCCGGGCGCCAAGGACGCGATTTACGACGAACTTCTCGACCACATGGAACGCGTGGAAAGCCGCGAAGAGCTGGTCACAGTGATGCGCGTGCTCGATCGGGTCTTGCGGGCGCGGCTCGACTGGATTCCAAACTGGTATTCGGCGAATCACCTCGTGGCCCATTGGGACATGTTCGGCTTCGTCGATCCGAAACCGGATTATGGTTGGCCGGTGGAACAGCTCTGGTGGTACGACCAGGAAAAGGCTCAGGCAATTGGCAGGACATAG
- a CDS encoding extracellular solute-binding protein produces MMMASAVSPVVAQEDQAREWRHGAALIGEPKYPADFPHFDYVNPEAPKGGTLRLSQSGSFDTFNPLLARGELATGLNLVYETLMERSQDEASAEYGLLAEALSYPEDYSSVTFRLREGARWHDGEPVTTDDVVWSFEKAVELDPQMQFYYQHVTGAEAAGEREVTFTFDEANNRELPQIVGQLLILPKHWWEGEGPNGQPRDIGSTTLEPPLGSGPYRISSFNPGADVTYERVEDYWGADIPTRVGTNNFDRISHIYFADRNVEFEAFKAGNFDYWVENAAIRWETGYDFPAANDGRIVREELENPYRASGQLVGFIPNLRREKFQDERVRRALNYAFDFEELNRTIFFGAYERVNSYFFGTELASSGLPQGEELEILETVRDQIPAEVFDTEYTNPTGGNPQAQRENLREAVRLFSEAGYEIQNNRMVNTETGEPFSFEIILNGPTIERVALPWSENLRRIGVAVSVRTVEPSQYINRIRSRDFDVIYAGWGQSLSPGNEQWEYWGGRSAEREGSQNFGGIADPGIDALIRKIVFADDRETLIAATRALDRVLLAHDYVIPTYTARAARIAYWDKFARPELLPEYSIGFPDVWWSKDAEGGNGG; encoded by the coding sequence ATGATGATGGCGAGTGCTGTTTCCCCCGTCGTCGCACAGGAGGATCAGGCACGGGAGTGGCGCCATGGCGCAGCCCTGATCGGTGAGCCGAAATACCCGGCCGATTTCCCGCATTTCGATTACGTTAACCCGGAAGCGCCGAAGGGCGGGACATTGCGGCTTTCGCAATCTGGCTCCTTCGACACGTTCAACCCGCTGCTTGCGCGCGGTGAACTGGCAACGGGCCTGAACCTTGTCTACGAAACGCTGATGGAGCGTTCGCAGGACGAAGCTTCGGCCGAATACGGGCTTCTCGCGGAAGCGCTGAGTTATCCCGAAGACTATTCCTCCGTCACATTCAGGCTGCGCGAAGGTGCGCGTTGGCATGATGGCGAACCGGTGACGACAGATGACGTCGTCTGGAGCTTCGAAAAGGCGGTCGAACTCGATCCGCAGATGCAGTTCTATTACCAGCATGTCACCGGCGCGGAAGCGGCCGGCGAGCGGGAGGTGACGTTCACCTTCGATGAGGCCAACAACCGAGAATTGCCGCAAATCGTGGGCCAGTTGCTCATCCTGCCGAAGCACTGGTGGGAAGGTGAAGGGCCCAACGGCCAGCCGCGCGATATCGGCTCTACCACTCTGGAGCCGCCGCTCGGCTCCGGGCCTTACCGGATCTCCTCCTTCAACCCGGGCGCCGACGTCACCTATGAGCGGGTGGAGGACTATTGGGGTGCGGACATACCGACGCGTGTCGGCACCAACAATTTCGATCGGATCAGCCACATCTATTTTGCCGACCGCAATGTCGAGTTCGAGGCGTTCAAGGCCGGAAATTTCGACTATTGGGTGGAGAATGCTGCCATTCGCTGGGAAACGGGCTACGATTTTCCGGCCGCCAATGACGGCCGCATCGTGCGCGAGGAGCTTGAAAACCCCTACCGCGCATCAGGCCAGTTGGTCGGCTTCATTCCCAATCTGCGCCGCGAAAAGTTTCAGGACGAGCGGGTGCGCCGGGCGCTGAACTATGCGTTCGACTTCGAAGAGCTCAATCGCACGATCTTCTTCGGCGCCTACGAGCGCGTGAACAGCTATTTCTTCGGCACGGAGCTCGCATCCTCCGGTCTCCCGCAGGGTGAAGAGCTGGAGATCCTGGAAACTGTCCGTGACCAGATCCCGGCGGAAGTTTTCGACACCGAATACACCAATCCGACGGGCGGCAATCCTCAGGCGCAGCGCGAAAACCTGCGCGAGGCTGTGCGCCTGTTTTCGGAAGCCGGCTATGAGATCCAGAACAACCGGATGGTGAACACCGAGACCGGTGAGCCCTTCTCGTTCGAAATCATCCTCAACGGACCGACGATCGAGCGCGTCGCCCTGCCCTGGAGCGAAAACCTGCGTCGCATCGGCGTTGCCGTCAGTGTCCGCACGGTGGAGCCATCGCAGTACATCAACCGGATCCGCTCGCGCGATTTCGATGTGATCTATGCCGGCTGGGGCCAGTCGCTTTCGCCCGGCAACGAGCAGTGGGAGTATTGGGGCGGACGCTCGGCAGAGCGCGAAGGTTCACAGAATTTCGGCGGCATCGCCGATCCTGGCATCGACGCCCTGATCCGCAAAATCGTCTTCGCCGACGACCGCGAAACGCTCATTGCTGCCACACGGGCGCTCGACCGCGTGCTTCTCGCGCATGACTACGTCATTCCGACCTACACGGCGCGGGCGGCACGCATTGCGTACTGGGACAAGTTCGCACGCCCCGAGCTTCTGCCGGAATATTCGATCGGCTTTCCCGATGTGTGGTGGTCGAAAGACGCCGAAGGCGGCAATGGGGGCTGA
- a CDS encoding c-type cytochrome, with product MNSSYLNMAAGAFLGTVFVVMSVSLVSDALFHAEAPEQEGFAIIVAEAETGDGGGAPQATPIANLLQTADAAAGEASFAKCQACHTVDEGGANRVGPNLWGVVNRPIASHEGFSYSAAMTEFSEGGEVVWDYEHLAGFLAAPRSYIQGTAMSFAGLTREDELANVIAYLRELSNEPAPLPEPVEVAEAPAAEGGEGEAAAAEGSPALAMLADADAANGESIFRRCAACHGVEEGGANRVGPNLWDIVGNPVANNEGFSYSAGMVEYSEGGAKTWEFANLDAFILAPREEVPGTSMSFAGLANDSDRADLLAYLATLSSEPVALPAAGGEAAPAEGEEAPAEEAAPAEGEEAAAPAEEAAPADDAAPAQDAAPAEGEAAPAEEGTAPTAEPAEEAAPAEDAAPAEDATEAAPAEDAAAPADEEASAAGGAVALIASADVALGEEVFQECAACHSVDEGGEAIVGPNLWGIVNRDVAGVEGFEYSENFVNYGGEGAVWDYALLDQFLAAPMEEVEGTYMAYPGVVEDDRRAAVIAYLRTLADTPAELPAE from the coding sequence ATGAACTCCTCCTATCTGAACATGGCCGCCGGCGCATTTCTCGGCACAGTCTTTGTCGTTATGTCGGTGTCGCTCGTGTCGGATGCGCTGTTTCACGCCGAAGCGCCCGAGCAGGAAGGCTTCGCGATCATCGTCGCCGAGGCCGAGACCGGCGATGGCGGCGGCGCTCCGCAGGCGACGCCGATCGCAAACCTGCTGCAAACAGCCGATGCCGCTGCCGGTGAGGCATCCTTCGCCAAATGCCAGGCTTGCCACACTGTTGACGAGGGTGGCGCAAACCGCGTCGGACCGAACCTCTGGGGCGTCGTCAACCGTCCGATCGCAAGCCACGAAGGCTTCAGCTACTCGGCCGCAATGACCGAATTCTCCGAAGGCGGCGAAGTGGTCTGGGACTACGAACACCTTGCCGGCTTCCTCGCCGCACCGCGCAGCTACATCCAGGGCACGGCGATGAGCTTTGCCGGCCTGACACGCGAAGACGAACTGGCCAACGTCATTGCCTATCTGCGCGAGCTTTCCAACGAGCCGGCACCACTGCCTGAGCCCGTCGAAGTCGCTGAAGCACCTGCCGCCGAAGGCGGCGAAGGCGAAGCAGCCGCTGCCGAGGGCAGCCCGGCTCTCGCGATGCTTGCCGATGCCGACGCTGCAAACGGCGAATCGATCTTCCGCCGCTGCGCCGCATGCCATGGCGTCGAAGAGGGTGGCGCCAACCGCGTCGGCCCGAACCTGTGGGACATTGTCGGCAACCCGGTCGCCAACAATGAAGGCTTCTCTTATTCCGCCGGCATGGTTGAATACAGCGAAGGTGGCGCGAAGACTTGGGAATTCGCCAATCTCGACGCGTTCATCCTTGCTCCGCGTGAAGAAGTTCCCGGCACGTCGATGAGCTTCGCCGGTCTCGCCAACGACAGCGACCGCGCCGACCTGCTCGCCTATCTGGCAACCCTGTCCAGCGAACCCGTCGCGCTGCCCGCAGCCGGTGGTGAAGCGGCGCCGGCCGAAGGCGAAGAAGCTCCTGCGGAAGAGGCCGCGCCTGCTGAAGGCGAAGAAGCAGCCGCTCCTGCGGAAGAGGCTGCTCCTGCGGACGACGCCGCTCCCGCACAGGATGCCGCGCCAGCGGAAGGCGAAGCCGCTCCGGCCGAAGAAGGCACCGCACCGACTGCAGAGCCCGCTGAAGAAGCTGCTCCGGCTGAAGATGCGGCTCCTGCAGAGGACGCGACTGAAGCCGCTCCCGCGGAGGACGCAGCCGCACCTGCTGACGAGGAAGCTTCGGCTGCCGGTGGCGCCGTCGCGCTCATCGCCTCCGCCGATGTGGCCCTCGGCGAAGAAGTCTTTCAGGAATGCGCAGCCTGCCATTCGGTCGATGAGGGCGGTGAAGCGATCGTCGGTCCCAATCTCTGGGGCATCGTCAACCGTGACGTCGCCGGCGTCGAAGGCTTCGAGTATTCCGAGAACTTCGTGAACTATGGCGGCGAAGGCGCTGTCTGGGACTACGCCCTGCTCGACCAGTTCCTCGCTGCACCGATGGAAGAAGTCGAAGGCACCTACATGGCCTATCCTGGCGTCGTGGAAGACGATCGCCGTGCTGCTGTGATTGCCTATCTGCGCACACTGGCCGACACGCCGGCCGAGCTGCCCGCCGAATAA
- a CDS encoding NUDIX domain-containing protein, with amino-acid sequence MTDTAIDLKDGESRIRIDARETVFSSFRTYDLVTFAEANEAAGPVEPDDGAPVLTRELLVTHRTAAVLPYDQRSGDIILLRQFRLAAHLRTGRGMMIEIVAGAVDAGEDIEAAALRELTEETGLVAERLHWAADFLPSPGMSDEYATLFVAPVDATALHAQAGTDEDETIFPFRVSLKDAIAAADAGHITNGFTLIALNWFARHHTRFVDLRDA; translated from the coding sequence GTGACCGACACCGCGATCGACCTCAAGGACGGCGAAAGCCGCATCCGCATCGACGCGCGCGAGACGGTGTTTTCCAGCTTTCGCACCTATGATCTCGTCACCTTCGCGGAAGCCAACGAGGCGGCCGGTCCGGTGGAGCCGGATGACGGCGCACCGGTGCTGACGCGCGAGCTTCTCGTGACCCATCGCACCGCTGCCGTGCTGCCCTATGATCAGCGCAGCGGCGACATCATCCTGCTCCGGCAGTTCCGGCTCGCGGCGCATCTGCGCACCGGGCGCGGCATGATGATCGAGATCGTCGCCGGCGCCGTCGATGCCGGCGAAGACATCGAGGCTGCCGCCCTGCGCGAACTGACCGAAGAAACGGGTCTCGTCGCTGAAAGGCTGCACTGGGCGGCCGACTTTCTGCCGTCGCCGGGCATGTCGGACGAGTACGCCACGCTCTTCGTTGCGCCGGTCGATGCGACAGCGCTTCATGCGCAAGCCGGCACGGATGAGGACGAGACGATCTTCCCGTTTCGCGTCTCGCTCAAAGATGCCATTGCGGCTGCGGATGCCGGCCACATCACGAACGGTTTCACGCTCATCGCGCTTAACTGGTTTGCCCGCCACCACACCCGCTTCGTCGATCTTCGGGACGCATGA
- a CDS encoding ABC transporter permease, producing the protein MNRRRWQNFKANRRGYWSMWIFLVVFVLAMLAEFIANDRPIIASYNGEILFPVVVDYPEEKFGGFLAQTDYRDPFIQEEIEANGWMIWPPIRYSYQTANSNIPRSAPTPPFWMMSESERCSAYPLGPDDPNCTLGNMNWLGTDDQARDVSARLIYGFRISVLFGLILTAASAVVGVASGAVQGYFGGWTDLILQRFIEIWSSMPVLYILLIIAAILPPGFWILLGIMLLFSWVAFVGIVRAEFLRARNFEYVNAARALGVSNTTIMFRHLLPNAMVATLTFLPFILSGSITTLTSLDFLGFGLPPGSPSLGEMIAQGQRNLQAPWLGITAFLVISLMLSLLIFIGEATRDAFDPRKTFR; encoded by the coding sequence ATGAACCGGCGCCGCTGGCAAAACTTCAAGGCCAATAGACGCGGCTACTGGTCGATGTGGATCTTCCTCGTCGTGTTCGTGCTGGCCATGCTGGCCGAATTCATAGCCAACGATCGCCCGATCATCGCGTCCTACAATGGCGAGATCCTCTTTCCTGTCGTCGTCGACTATCCGGAAGAGAAATTCGGCGGCTTCCTCGCGCAGACAGACTATCGCGACCCCTTCATCCAGGAGGAGATCGAGGCAAATGGCTGGATGATCTGGCCGCCGATCCGCTATTCCTACCAGACGGCGAATTCCAACATCCCGCGCTCGGCACCGACCCCGCCATTCTGGATGATGAGCGAGAGCGAGCGTTGTTCGGCCTATCCGTTGGGACCGGACGATCCCAATTGCACGCTCGGCAACATGAACTGGCTCGGCACGGACGACCAGGCGCGCGACGTGAGCGCCCGCCTGATCTACGGGTTCCGCATCTCCGTGCTCTTCGGGCTCATCCTCACGGCGGCATCGGCCGTCGTCGGCGTCGCTTCCGGTGCCGTGCAGGGTTATTTCGGCGGCTGGACCGACCTTATCCTGCAGCGCTTCATTGAGATCTGGTCCTCGATGCCCGTGCTCTACATTCTCCTGATCATCGCCGCGATCCTGCCGCCGGGCTTCTGGATATTGCTCGGCATCATGCTGCTCTTTTCCTGGGTCGCCTTCGTCGGCATCGTGCGCGCGGAATTCCTGCGGGCGCGCAATTTCGAATATGTGAATGCGGCCCGTGCGCTCGGCGTGTCGAACACCACGATCATGTTCCGCCACCTGCTGCCCAACGCCATGGTCGCCACGCTCACCTTCCTGCCCTTCATCCTGTCGGGCTCGATCACGACGCTGACCTCGCTGGATTTCTTGGGCTTTGGCCTGCCCCCCGGCTCGCCATCGCTCGGCGAGATGATCGCGCAGGGACAGCGCAATTTGCAGGCCCCCTGGCTCGGCATCACCGCTTTCCTCGTCATATCTCTGATGCTCTCGCTTTTGATCTTCATCGGCGAAGCGACCCGCGACGCCTTCGATCCACGCAAGACTTTCCGGTAA